A single genomic interval of Terriglobia bacterium harbors:
- a CDS encoding nucleotidyltransferase family protein produces the protein MKREQVIRILSAEQAELAIRYGVRSMSLFGSVARDEAVPTSDVDLLVEFDRPVGYFGLFALQDHLESLLGCKVDLGTPDSLKPRIRARVLGESVRVA, from the coding sequence ATGAAACGCGAACAGGTCATTCGTATTTTATCGGCGGAGCAAGCGGAGCTTGCGATTAGGTATGGAGTCAGATCCATGTCCCTTTTCGGATCCGTTGCCCGCGATGAAGCAGTCCCGACGAGCGACGTGGATCTGTTGGTGGAATTCGACCGTCCCGTGGGATATTTTGGTTTGTTCGCGCTGCAGGACCATCTCGAATCCCTCCTCGGCTGCAAGGTCGATCTGGGAACTCCGGACAGTCTTAAACCGCGCATCCGCGCGCGCGTGCTAGGAGAAAGTGTTCGTGTCGCCTAG
- a CDS encoding DUF86 domain-containing protein, which translates to MSPRIWRERLQDILEAITEIQAFTVGMNFETFAADKKTMRAVELDLIVIGEAANQIPDHIEQENPEIPWSLMRAMRNRLVHVYFAVDARLLWDTIQKDLPVLFSVLQSIR; encoded by the coding sequence GTGTCGCCTAGAATCTGGAGGGAACGGCTACAGGATATTCTGGAGGCGATAACGGAAATTCAGGCCTTCACCGTAGGCATGAATTTCGAAACCTTTGCCGCCGACAAGAAAACCATGCGCGCGGTAGAACTTGACCTGATCGTCATCGGCGAAGCGGCGAATCAGATCCCGGATCACATTGAGCAGGAGAATCCGGAAATTCCGTGGTCCTTGATGCGCGCAATGCGCAACCGCCTTGTGCACGTTTACTTCGCAGTCGATGCTCGACTGCTGTGGGATACGATCCAAAAAGACCTGCCCGTTTTGTTTTCAGTACTCCAATCTATCCGGTAA